One Manihot esculenta cultivar AM560-2 chromosome 6, M.esculenta_v8, whole genome shotgun sequence DNA segment encodes these proteins:
- the LOC110617680 gene encoding uncharacterized protein LOC110617680 isoform X3 has translation MKKITATSLILLMISLFLQQTLSKEILGDAAERNVKQEKEQAHEVHCSRERSRAAWNIIEEYLMPFVERENYQISTKCRLHPDNDLFRNQEQHKIQVDTNDWKCGYCKKSFHAEKYLDQHFDSRHYNLLNVSEGKCLADLCGALHCDFVMNSKSPKTKCKPAAVAKNRHLCEILVFLLIKAVQQAACMKETSVIYLAMSILTLMLLPLFYLVVYLYQREMRQGTQELRRIARVGRKTKPS, from the exons ATGAAGAAAATCACGGCAACGTCTCTAATTCTTCTCATGATTTCCCTCTTCCTACAACAAACGCTATCCAAG GAAATTCTAGGAGATGCCGCTGAAAG AAATGTTAAGCAAGAAAAAGAGCAAGCACATGAAGTACATTGCTCTAGAGAGAGAAGTAGGGCTGCCTGGAACATTATAGAGGAG TATTTGATGCCATTTGTTGAACGGGAAAATTACCAGATTTCTACTAAATGTAGACTTCATCCTGACAATGACCTCTTCAGGAATCAAGAGCAGCATAAAATTCAGGTGGACACAAATGATTGGAAGTGTGGATATTGTAAGAAGAGCTTCCACGCTGAAAAATATCTTGATCAACATTTTGACAGCAGGCACTACAATCTTCTGAATGTT aGTGAGGGCAAGTGCTTGGCTGATTTATGTGGTGCACTGCATTGTGATTTTGTAATGAATTCCAAATCACCAAAGACAAAATGCAAACCTGCAGCTGTTGCAAAAAATCGCCACCTTTGTGAG ATACTTGTTTTCCTCCTAATCAAGGCCGTTCAGCAAGCCGCTTGCATG AAGGAAACAAGTGTCATCTATCTGGCCATGTCAATACTGACCTTGATGCTGCTGCCTCTATTTTATCTTGTTGTTTATTTATATCAGAG AGAAATGAGGCAGGGAACTCAAGAGCTGAGACGAATCGCTCGAGTTGGAAGGAAGACAAAGCCATCATAG
- the LOC110617680 gene encoding uncharacterized protein LOC110617680 isoform X4 has protein sequence MKKITATSLILLMISLFLQQTLSKEILGDAAERNVKQEKEQAHEVHCSRERSRAAWNIIEEYLMPFVERENYQISTKCRLHPDNDLFRNQEQHKIQVDTNDWKCGYCKKSFHAEKYLDQHFDSRHYNLLNVSEGKCLADLCGALHCDFVMNSKSPKTKCKPAAVAKNRHLCEILVFLLIKAVQQAACMNCFCANSAMLTLVQGKRSIFLKGARRKQVSSIWPCQY, from the exons ATGAAGAAAATCACGGCAACGTCTCTAATTCTTCTCATGATTTCCCTCTTCCTACAACAAACGCTATCCAAG GAAATTCTAGGAGATGCCGCTGAAAG AAATGTTAAGCAAGAAAAAGAGCAAGCACATGAAGTACATTGCTCTAGAGAGAGAAGTAGGGCTGCCTGGAACATTATAGAGGAG TATTTGATGCCATTTGTTGAACGGGAAAATTACCAGATTTCTACTAAATGTAGACTTCATCCTGACAATGACCTCTTCAGGAATCAAGAGCAGCATAAAATTCAGGTGGACACAAATGATTGGAAGTGTGGATATTGTAAGAAGAGCTTCCACGCTGAAAAATATCTTGATCAACATTTTGACAGCAGGCACTACAATCTTCTGAATGTT aGTGAGGGCAAGTGCTTGGCTGATTTATGTGGTGCACTGCATTGTGATTTTGTAATGAATTCCAAATCACCAAAGACAAAATGCAAACCTGCAGCTGTTGCAAAAAATCGCCACCTTTGTGAG ATACTTGTTTTCCTCCTAATCAAGGCCGTTCAGCAAGCCGCTTGCATG AATTGTTTTTGCGCCAATTCTGCAATGCTCACACTTGTTCAGGGAAAAAGAAGCATTTTCCTGAAGGGCGCAAG AAGGAAACAAGTGTCATCTATCTGGCCATGTCAATACTGA
- the LOC110617680 gene encoding uncharacterized protein LOC110617680 isoform X2: protein MKKITATSLILLMISLFLQQTLSKEILGDAAERNVKQEKEQAHEVHCSRERSRAAWNIIEEYLMPFVERENYQISTKCRLHPDNDLFRNQEQHKIQVDTNDWKCGYCKKSFHAEKYLDQHFDSRHYNLLNVSEGKCLADLCGALHCDFVMNSKSPKTKCKPAAVAKNRHLCESLADTCFPPNQGRSASRLHELFLRQFCNAHTCSGKKKHFPEGRKKETSVIYLAMSILTLMLLPLFYLVVYLYQREMRQGTQELRRIARVGRKTKPS from the exons ATGAAGAAAATCACGGCAACGTCTCTAATTCTTCTCATGATTTCCCTCTTCCTACAACAAACGCTATCCAAG GAAATTCTAGGAGATGCCGCTGAAAG AAATGTTAAGCAAGAAAAAGAGCAAGCACATGAAGTACATTGCTCTAGAGAGAGAAGTAGGGCTGCCTGGAACATTATAGAGGAG TATTTGATGCCATTTGTTGAACGGGAAAATTACCAGATTTCTACTAAATGTAGACTTCATCCTGACAATGACCTCTTCAGGAATCAAGAGCAGCATAAAATTCAGGTGGACACAAATGATTGGAAGTGTGGATATTGTAAGAAGAGCTTCCACGCTGAAAAATATCTTGATCAACATTTTGACAGCAGGCACTACAATCTTCTGAATGTT aGTGAGGGCAAGTGCTTGGCTGATTTATGTGGTGCACTGCATTGTGATTTTGTAATGAATTCCAAATCACCAAAGACAAAATGCAAACCTGCAGCTGTTGCAAAAAATCGCCACCTTTGTGAG agTCTTGCAGATACTTGTTTTCCTCCTAATCAAGGCCGTTCAGCAAGCCGCTTGCATG AATTGTTTTTGCGCCAATTCTGCAATGCTCACACTTGTTCAGGGAAAAAGAAGCATTTTCCTGAAGGGCGCAAG AAGGAAACAAGTGTCATCTATCTGGCCATGTCAATACTGACCTTGATGCTGCTGCCTCTATTTTATCTTGTTGTTTATTTATATCAGAG AGAAATGAGGCAGGGAACTCAAGAGCTGAGACGAATCGCTCGAGTTGGAAGGAAGACAAAGCCATCATAG
- the LOC110617680 gene encoding uncharacterized protein LOC110617680 isoform X1 codes for MKKITATSLILLMISLFLQQTLSKEILGDAAERNVKQEKEQAHEVHCSRERSRAAWNIIEEYLMPFVERENYQISTKCRLHPDNDLFRNQEQHKIQVDTNDWKCGYCKKSFHAEKYLDQHFDSRHYNLLNVSEGKCLADLCGALHCDFVMNSKSPKTKCKPAAVAKNRHLCESLADTCFPPNQGRSASRLHEGNKCHLSGHVNTDLDAAASILSCCLFISERNEAGNSRAETNRSSWKEDKAIIVNWHPCIVACPPRGWQLFCKCRVLC; via the exons ATGAAGAAAATCACGGCAACGTCTCTAATTCTTCTCATGATTTCCCTCTTCCTACAACAAACGCTATCCAAG GAAATTCTAGGAGATGCCGCTGAAAG AAATGTTAAGCAAGAAAAAGAGCAAGCACATGAAGTACATTGCTCTAGAGAGAGAAGTAGGGCTGCCTGGAACATTATAGAGGAG TATTTGATGCCATTTGTTGAACGGGAAAATTACCAGATTTCTACTAAATGTAGACTTCATCCTGACAATGACCTCTTCAGGAATCAAGAGCAGCATAAAATTCAGGTGGACACAAATGATTGGAAGTGTGGATATTGTAAGAAGAGCTTCCACGCTGAAAAATATCTTGATCAACATTTTGACAGCAGGCACTACAATCTTCTGAATGTT aGTGAGGGCAAGTGCTTGGCTGATTTATGTGGTGCACTGCATTGTGATTTTGTAATGAATTCCAAATCACCAAAGACAAAATGCAAACCTGCAGCTGTTGCAAAAAATCGCCACCTTTGTGAG agTCTTGCAGATACTTGTTTTCCTCCTAATCAAGGCCGTTCAGCAAGCCGCTTGCATG AAGGAAACAAGTGTCATCTATCTGGCCATGTCAATACTGACCTTGATGCTGCTGCCTCTATTTTATCTTGTTGTTTATTTATATCAGAG AGAAATGAGGCAGGGAACTCAAGAGCTGAGACGAATCGCTCGAGTTGGAAGGAAGACAAAGCCATCATAGTTAACTG GCATCCTTGCATAGTTGCATGTCCTCCTCGGGGCTGGCAATTGTTTTGTAAATGTAGAGTACTCTGTTAA
- the LOC110617793 gene encoding elongator complex protein 3, giving the protein MQTGYETLRLACLELTKRRRLIKQHRLIAIHRLARVFPFSFPFPFSSPFVLSLCVFSTQMATAVISESKRAPRPGRGGYQAHGMTEEEARVRAIAEIVNTMVELSRKNQTVDLNAIKSAACRKYGLARAPKLVEMIAALPESDRDSLLPKLRAKPVRTASGIAVVAVMSKPHRCPHIATTGNICVYCPGGPDSDFEYSTQSYTGYEPTSMRAIRARYNPYVQARSRIDQLKRLGHSVDKVEFILMGGTFMSLPADYRDYFIRNLHDALSGHTSANVEEAVAYSEHGATKCIGMTIETRPDYCLGPHLRQMLSYGCTRLEIGVQSTYEDVARDTNRGHTVAAVADCFCLAKDAGFKVVAHMMPDLPNVGVERDLESFREFFESPSFRADGLKIYPTLVIRGTGLYELWKTGRYRNYPPEQLVDIVARILAMVPPWTRVYRVQRDIPMPLVTSGVEKGNLRELALARMDDLGLKCRDVRTREAGIQDIHHKIKPEEVELVRRDYTANEGWETFLSYEDTRQDILVGLLRLRKCGRNVTCPELVGKCSIVRELHVYGTAVPVHGRDADKLQHQGYGTLLMEEAERIAQREHRSTKIAVISGVGTRHYYRKLGYELEGPYMVKCLP; this is encoded by the exons ATGCAAACAGGATATGAAACGCTGCGTTTGGCCTGTCTAGAGCTGACAAAACGACGCCGCTTAATTAAACAACATAGGCTCATAGCAATCCATCGATTAGCTCGAGTGTTCCCTTTCTCAttcccttttcctttttcttccccATTTGTGTTGAGCCTCTGTGTTTTCTCAACTCAGATGGCAACTGCGGTGATCTCCGAGTCTAAAAGGGCGCCGCGGCCTGGTCGGGGCGGATATCAAGCACACGGAATGACTGAGGAGGAAGCCCGGGTACGGGCCATAGCAGAAATCGTCAACACTATGGTGGAGCTTTCGCGAAAGAACCAAACGGTGGACCTCAACGCTATCAAATCCGCCGCCTGCCGCAAGTACGGCCTCGCGCGAGCCCCGAAGCTCGTGGAGATGATCGCGGCTCTTCCCGAGTCTGACAGGGACTCGCTACTTCCCAAGCTCCGCGCCAAACCAGTTCGCACCGCTTCCGGAATCGCGGTAGTGGCTGTCATGTCGAAACCTCATCGGTGCCCACATATAGCGACAACGGGAAATATTTGCGTTTACTGTCCTGGTGGGCCGGACTCTGATTTTGAGTATAGCACACAGTCCTACACTGGTTATGAACCTACTAGCATGCGCGCAATTCGAGCCAG ATATAACCCATATGTTCAGGCTAGAAGCAGGATTGATCAACTTAAGCGATTGGGCCATAGTGTAGATAAG GTCGAGTTCATATTGATGGGCGGTACTTTCATGTCATTGCCAGCAGACTACCGTGATTACTTTATAAGGAATCTTCATGATGCTTTGTCAGGACACACTTCTGCCAATGTTGAAGAAGCTGTTGCCTACTCTGAACATGGTGCAACGAAGTGTATTGGCATGACAATTGAAAC GAGACCAGATTACTGCCTTGGCCCTCATTTGCGTCAAATGCTTTCTTATGGTTGTACACGATTGGAGATTGGAGTTCAAAGCACATATGAGGATGTTGCTCGTGATACTAATAGAGGACATACAGTAGCTGCTGTAGCTGATTGTTTTTGCTTGGCAAAGGATGCTGGTTTCAAG GTTGTTGCTCATATGATGCCTGATCTTCCAAATGTTGGGGTTGAGAGGGATTTGGAAAGTTTTCGAGAGTTCTTCGAGAGTCCTTCATTTAGAGCAGATGGGCTAAAAATTTATCCCACACTTGTAATTCGTGGAACTGGGCTTTATGAGCTCTGGAAAACTGGCAG GTATAGAAATTACCCTCCTGAGCAACTGGTAGATATTGTTGCAaggatcctagccatggtaccTCCTTGGACACGGGTTTATAGAGTTCAACGAGATATTCCTATGCCTTTGGTTACATCTGGGGTTGAGAAAGGAAATCTTAGGGAGCTAGCTTTAGCTCGAATGGATGACTTGGGTTTGAAATGCCGTGATGTCCGTACAAGAGAGGCTGGAATCCAG GACATTCATCACAAAATTAAACCAGAAGAAGTTGAGCTTGTTCGCCGTGATTATACAGCAAATGAAGGTTGGGAAACATTTCTCTCATACGAGGACACGAGACAG GATATTCTTGTGGGTTTGTTGCGCTTGCGAAAATGTGGTCGCAATGTCACCTGCCCAGAACTTGTGGGAAAATGCTCTATTGTTCGTGAGCTCCATGTTTATGGAACCGCTGTTCCTGTTCATGGGCGTGATGCCGACAAGTTGCAGCACCAG GGTTATGGCACGCTATTAATGGAAGAGGCAGAGCGGATTGCTCAAAGGGAGCATAGATCAACAAAAATAGCGGTCATTTCAGGCGTGGGGACCCGTCATTATTATAGGAAACTGGGCTATGAGCTTGAAGGCCCTTACATGGTTAAATGTCTTCCTTGA
- the LOC110617679 gene encoding heme chaperone HemW, with product MLKSTFTPIFSSFPSKTTTLQKFPSYSVISNSFTQSAPPIHQNSSVSAPTVTIIPPLQHHPPTSAYVHLPFCRKRCHYCDFPIVALGSANPTDDDPRISNYVELLRREIVSTIPEFNIHPPLETVFFGGGTPSLVSPRLVSSILDTLRGKFGFLEDSEISMEMDPGTFDSNKMKDLMRLGVNRVSLGVQAFQEELLKAGGRAHGVKEVYEALEIMRSCGVENWSMDLISSLPHQTPQMWEESLRLTIQAQPKHVSVYDLQVEQGTKFGILYTPGEFPLPSETQSADFYRMASQMLSDAGYSHYEISSYCKDGFECKHNFTYWKNKPFYGFGLGSASYVNGVRFSRPRKMREYMDYVHNLENGAVDCYGNNHLDAKDLAMDILMLSLRTARGLDLRSFTDVFGGSLFYSLCKVYKPYIESGHVVCLDEERRAMTADEFNNLFTHEDEISSRLAYIRLSDPDGFLLSNELISLAFGVIAP from the exons ATGCTGAAATCAACATTCACCCCCATTTTTTCATCCTTCCCCTCCAAAACCACTACCCTCCAGAAATTCCCATCCTACTCGGTTATTAGTAATTCATTCACCCAATCTGCACCACCTATTCACCAAAATTCCTCAGTCAGCGCACCCACCGTGACCATAATCCCACCTCTTCAACACCACCCTCCAACTTCAGCTTATGTCCACCTCCCCTTCTGTCGCAAACGCTGCCACTACTGTGACTTCCCAATAGTTGCTCTGGGCTCTGCCAACCCAACTGATGACGACCCACGAATCTCCAACTACGTAGAATTGCTTCGGCGAGAAATAGTTTCAACGATACCAGAATTCAATATTCACCCACCTCTTGAAACTGTCTTCTTTGGAGGTGGCACGCCTTCTTTAGTGTCTCCAAGGCTAGTTTCCTCGATTTTGGATACATTGAGGGGGAAGTTTGGATTCCTTGAGGATTCTGAGATATCAATGGAAATGGATCCTGGGACCTTCGATTCTAACAAGATGAAAGATCTGATGCGGTTGGGTGTGAATAGAGTGTCATTGGGAGTGCAGGCGTTTCAAGAGGAGTTGCTGAAAGCTGGTGGGAGAGCACATGGTGTTAAGGAGGTATATGAGGCACTTGAGATTATGAGATCATGTGGTGTTGAGAATTGGAGCATGGATCTTATCTCCTCTCTCCCGCACCAGACTCCACAAATGTGGGAGGAGAGCTTGAGGTTGACAATTCAAGCACAGCCTAAGCATGTTTCTGTTTATGATTTGCAGGTTGAACAAGGCACAAAATTTGGAATCTT GTATACACCAGGGGAGTTTCCTCTACCATCAGAAACACAGTCTGCTGATTTTTATAGAATGGCTTCGCAGATGCTTTCTGATGCTGGTTACAGCCATTATGAAATTAGCAGTTATTGCAAAGATGGGTTTGAGTGCAAGCACAATTTTACATACTGGAAGAACAAGCCTTTCTATGGGTTTGGCCTTGGTTCTGCTAGTTATGTTAATGGAGTGAGGTTTTCAAGGCCAAGGAAGATGAGGGAGTACATGGATTATGTGCACAATTTGGAGAATGGGGCAGTGGATTGTTATGGGAATAATCATCTTGATGCCAAGGACTTAGCCATGGATATTCTGATGCTGTCGCTTAGAACTGCTAGAGGTCTCGATTTAAGGTCTTTTACAGATGTATTTGGTGGCTCGCTTTTCTATTCTCTTTGTAAGGTCTATAAACCTTACATTGAAAGTGGGCATGTGGTTTGCTTAGACGAGGAAAGAAGAGCCATGACTGCAGATGAATTCAACAATTTGTTTACACATGAAGATGAGATTTCAAGCAGACTGGCTTACATTCGGCTCAGTGATCCAGATGGTTTCTTGTTATCAAATGAGTTGATATCCCTTGCATTTGGGGTCATAGCTCCCTAG